tgttgatttttctttactttttaatattatatagaaaTAAACTGTTAtagaaacaaacaacttaatactcgatactattaagtattatttagttttaagttatatttaaaattaagtgaaAAAGCAAATACCACCTTAGTGATTGAAAAAGtctattaaaacttaaaaaatctCGACATAAAGAATAATAAGGAGAATCATGATtaagaaaacttttaaaattgtgaaataCATCAAGTTGTGGAAGTGGATAGGTCGTTGAACCACGATAAAAACGCTTTATTTACAATATCTTTCcccttacttttttttatttttcatcacatTCATTCCATTACTTGCATATATGGAAACGATTCCTTGAATGTGActtaatagaaaactatttctaagaacaattcttaaaaacaattctgagttgttttatgttttgaaattcaactatgaaaattgtttttattgatttattttttatgaaagcaTCATGTAATTAAGTATTATGCAAAAGTTTTAAAGTATTCTATATATATTCTCATTGCTTCTCAAAACTCTTTACCACCAAAAATACCTAAACCTgcctcaaatttattctaaaaaataatattttttttaaacaatctattattaaccaaaaaaaaagttaccaaATGTGTTTTTAAGTAAGTCCTTATATTTcaatgttaaaaatttaattttatacagAAACACATTCAATACTCATTGGGCTCAGACAGCTGAATCCAGTCCAAAGCCCATCCACTGGTTTAAAATTCAGGCCCATTATATTGTTCATCCTGCCGGGCCTTGCGGTTCAGCCCATCTCAATTGTACCTAACAAAAAGCAAGAGAACAAGTTCCACGAATCTAAATACACAATCTGAAATTGGATTTGGGAAATTCAGACACTGCAAGTATCTATGCCATACCTCTCCATACTTCATGAAGCTCCTATAGCAAGTATCTATGACTTCTTCCAACTCTTTCCACCGTTTCATGAAGCTGTTCGGGTGGGGGCCGACACTGCATAGCTTCCAATCAGttcaattatataaataaatcctCAAACTTAACCAGATCACTCCATGATGATTCTTTCCCTTCAGGAGTAGGTTCTGAGCTCTGAGAGCAATTTGCATGAGAAGACAAAGCCCCCTTCTCCTCTTCATTGCATCATTGCTCCAATAGCGTGTAATGTTTAGATCCTCCATTGGTTATGTAGTGTCTTCCACCCTCTCTGTGGTAGGCAGCAATGTCAAGTGGTTCAACCATCTTTCTATAATTCGTTCCTGTACAGAGCCAGAGGATTTGCAAAGCTGCCCCTTCCTGGTGAGGCTTCCTCTCTACGTGTTCTACCATGTCTTCCCATCGGTTCCATTTTAATGTCTCTTTTACACCCCAGGTTTCTGAAGCTGTCATAATAACCCATTGTGCTCatcttttgatttctttcttgtaCCGTTCTAGCTGGAACATATCTAGTTTTATGTCAGTCAGAAGCTTAAAAGGAAATTTTCAATGGGAAGTTGTTGCGAGTTTTGGTGGAGTTGAATCTAAACAAACATGTTTTTCTTCCCcttccccccctttttttttttttgaaggaaaagacTCTTTGAAgtcttatttgattttcttgtttacatttatttgtttaggaTATAAATAAAACACAATTTAATAGAACAACAATGAAAGTGCATCCCAGCAACATCATAATATTCatttcttaacaaaaaaaactgaggaaaagaaggaagaaaatagTGCTGAGAATATGGGCAGCAaccaagaaaaagggaaaaaggtcACACTCTTTCTAGTTTTATCCATTGAACGCTCACAAAACAACAAACACAACACACAAACTGGATTGCCCCTCTAACCATACTTCATATAGCTACGTTTCTTCATGAAGTTGATCAATGGCGACCCATGGGAATTACTGCAAGTATCTATGTAGCCCTCATACAGTCCCCACCATTTCATGAAGCTGCTTTCCCTCGAGAAAATCTCAGGGGACGCTGCATAGTTGTTAATCTGTTCCATTACATACTCCTCGAACTTAACCAGATTATCCCATGATGATTTTCCCTGCTCAAGAGTACAGTTTTTACTCTTGAGCAATTCGCATGACAAGATGGCCTCCTCCACATGTGCCCAAAACAAAGAATCCTCAGTTAGGATACCAGACACCTTTTGCTTCTTGGAATCAAGCTTATCTCTAGAGGGGGGTTTCACATCTTCTTCATACCATTGCTGCAACAGCTTGTAATGAAGAGATCTTCCATTGTTTATGTAGTCTGTTCCACCCTCTCTGTAGAAGGCAGCAATGTCCAGTGGTTCAACCATTCTCCTATAAACTGTCCCTGCATAGAGCCAACGGGTTCGAAATGTTGCTCCTTCCTTCTGGGGCTTCCTCTGTACTTGTGCAACCATGTCTTCCCAGTACATTGTGAGGTTTCCCCTAAACTGTTCAACGTTGATGTCCCTTTTAGACCCCTGATTTTTGAAGCAATCGTAGTAACCCATTTCCGATTTCTTCTTATACCATTCTAGATGGGCCATGTCTCTTTTTATGTCATTCAGTTTCTTGGCATCGGAAGCTTTATTTTTCTGGATTAGGCTTCTGGTTTCAGCTTCCATTGTTCTTATCATAGCGTTGATATCAATGTTATGCTGCAGCAGCTgccatgaattttaaaaatgagacGAGTTATGGAAGATCCCAAAGAACAAGAAGATAAATCTGAATAGGGCAGTTATTGCAGTATTTGGTGAAGTGTAAACCATGTTTCATAACATCATTAGATGGGAGAAAGCTGTTTACCTTTGTTTGATTAAATCCAATTGTCTCAAGTTCCATGACGATCCCAGCTGAAAATGGATCTGCAAACCGTTCACCCACCTGCGGCAGTCCCTTGCAGATTGCCCTCTCCTTGAGGTTTCTTAAAATCTCCCCATAATCAACATCCTGCAATCCTCCGGCAACCTCTGATGATATGACTTTAAGCAATCCCAAAATTAAATCAGGGTTGTCAAAACAAGCACAACCAAGTTCAGAGCACAAGAGATATGTCCCGAAGGGCTTGTAACCGGTAGTTTGTGAATGGGAGGATGTGGGCGGAGATCTGCCGGATGGGAGGAAGAGTCCGGGGACTGGGTCTTGGTTAGACACTACATGCAGGAAGAAAGAATTCCATATGGAGTGTTGGAGGCCAAAGTCGCCTATGAGGGGTGAACCAAAGGTGATACAAAAGGGGCGGCATTTGGGCTTTAATAAATTGCCATCTAGCAGGCGTAAGGTGAAGAGAGAAGCAACGGATCCTCCCAGGGAGTACCCAGTGATGATTAACTGACCTTCAATCTGAGTCAACTGCAAAACAAGTAACCATATGAAATCCATGTCAGAATAATGCCACTAATCTCACTTCTGAACATTCCTTTTTCAGTGACAAGATATATGCAAGCTTATCTAAAGACAGATACCAACACCAGTTCTACTGTATTCCTGTTAAGAGTTGAATCACAACCGATCAATGGGTCATGTGACGATGCCATGAAAATGGATATGTGTGACGTCTTATCCTTCAGGTAGTTCGACTCCATGAGGGAGATCTCATGGTCAAGCTGTTTCGTGTCTCACAATTGTTAACGAAAAGGAAACGAAAATTCAAACAAGTATCAGATTTTGACCTCATCTGTTAGTCCAGAGAGATGATCATGGAGAGGGGTATAGAGGGTTAATGCTGCTCTGTTAATGGAGACGGACGGGTATTCTTCGGTACGGAGGAAGTCAAAGAGAGGAGACCG
This region of Vitis vinifera cultivar Pinot Noir 40024 chromosome 5, ASM3070453v1 genomic DNA includes:
- the LOC100855355 gene encoding senescence-associated carboxylesterase 101 encodes the protein MNQVPLFSSARELANLVLSSNLIDCALTKILELNRDQTALPVQYRLFQLSSKCTIVAFVSSPDCTQYPLPGQGDLDRSPLFDFLRTEEYPSVSINRAALTLYTPLHDHLSGLTDELTQIEGQLIITGYSLGGSVASLFTLRLLDGNLLKPKCRPFCITFGSPLIGDFGLQHSIWNSFFLHVVSNQDPVPGLFLPSGRSPPTSSHSQTTGYKPFGTYLLCSELGCACFDNPDLILGLLKVISSEVAGGLQDVDYGEILRNLKERAICKGLPQVGERFADPFSAGIVMELETIGFNQTKLLQHNIDINAMIRTMEAETRSLIQKNKASDAKKLNDIKRDMAHLEWYKKKSEMGYYDCFKNQGSKRDINVEQFRGNLTMYWEDMVAQVQRKPQKEGATFRTRWLYAGTVYRRMVEPLDIAAFYREGGTDYINNGRSLHYKLLQQWYEEDVKPPSRDKLDSKKQKVSGILTEDSLFWAHVEEAILSCELLKSKNCTLEQGKSSWDNLVKFEEYVMEQINNYAASPEIFSRESSFMKWWGLYEGYIDTCSNSHGSPLINFMKKRSYMKYG